A single genomic interval of Streptomyces sp. NBC_00663 harbors:
- a CDS encoding pectinesterase family protein: protein MTDTRSKPRHRRRKTALVVGAPLALTAAGVLAYSPVFGDDAENAASAATAAAAPAWATATADGFASVNALGQNGTYGGRDGQIVTVKTLADLEKYATAAEPYVIVVAATINMDPVGKEIKVQSNKTIVGSGTSGHIVGGGFFLGTGVHNVIIRNLTIRDAYQGVWNDKEHDFDGIQMDGAHHVWIDHNDLRHMADGLIDVRKDSTYVTVSWNKMSQDNKAFGIGWTDNVVTDITIHHNWIRETEQRNPSTDNAAHAHLYNNFLEDVAGTDITSSYGNYSRGATKMVLENSYFQGMNNPVIKDSTATIVQKGNTFVGTSGRNESGGTAFDPKSYYAYTLDATANVPSLLKSGAGPRSSIGTTASTSASAATLAAAATTLTVAKDGSGQYTTVQAAVNAVPANNASRVVIQVKPGTYRELVKVPSNKPHVTIQGTGGSRKDTVIVYNNASGTQKPDGSGTYGTGGSATVAVDADDFQARNLTISNDFDEAAHTDIAQQAVALRTSADKVFLDGVIVSGDQDTLLVDTAAKEKLGRVYMTNSYVIGNVDFIFGRATAVIDKSVITLKKRYNGTSAGYVTAPSTAADRKGFLIANSTVNGDVSAASFYLGRPWHAGGDATLDPQTTVRNTSLSAAIKSTPWTDMSGFSWKADRFAEYKNTGAGSGAASGDRPQLTDAQAANQEVADWLGDWTPTAS, encoded by the coding sequence ATGACCGACACCCGCAGCAAGCCCCGCCATCGCCGGCGCAAGACCGCTCTTGTCGTCGGCGCCCCCCTCGCCCTGACGGCGGCCGGTGTTCTCGCCTACAGCCCCGTCTTCGGTGACGACGCCGAGAACGCCGCGTCCGCCGCCACCGCCGCCGCCGCGCCCGCCTGGGCCACCGCCACCGCCGACGGCTTCGCCTCGGTCAACGCCCTCGGCCAGAACGGCACTTACGGCGGCCGGGACGGCCAGATCGTCACCGTGAAGACGCTGGCCGACCTGGAGAAGTACGCGACGGCCGCCGAGCCGTACGTCATCGTCGTCGCCGCGACCATCAACATGGACCCGGTCGGCAAAGAGATCAAGGTGCAGTCCAACAAGACCATCGTCGGGTCCGGGACGTCCGGGCACATCGTCGGCGGTGGCTTCTTCCTCGGCACCGGCGTCCACAACGTCATCATCCGGAACCTGACCATTCGGGATGCCTATCAAGGCGTGTGGAACGACAAGGAGCACGACTTCGACGGCATCCAGATGGACGGCGCCCACCATGTGTGGATCGATCACAACGATCTGCGGCACATGGCCGACGGGCTCATCGACGTGCGCAAGGACAGCACGTACGTGACGGTCTCCTGGAACAAGATGAGCCAGGACAACAAGGCGTTCGGCATCGGGTGGACCGACAACGTCGTCACCGACATCACCATCCACCACAACTGGATCCGGGAGACCGAGCAGCGCAACCCGTCCACGGACAACGCCGCCCACGCCCACCTCTACAACAACTTCCTGGAGGACGTCGCCGGCACCGACATCACGTCGTCGTACGGGAACTACTCGCGCGGCGCCACCAAGATGGTGCTGGAGAACTCGTACTTCCAGGGCATGAACAACCCCGTCATCAAGGACAGCACCGCCACCATCGTCCAGAAGGGCAACACCTTCGTCGGGACGAGCGGGAGGAACGAGAGCGGGGGTACCGCCTTCGATCCGAAGAGCTACTACGCGTACACGCTCGACGCGACGGCCAACGTGCCCTCGCTCCTCAAGTCCGGTGCGGGGCCGCGGAGTTCGATAGGCACCACCGCGTCCACGTCCGCGTCCGCCGCCACGCTGGCCGCCGCTGCCACCACCCTCACCGTCGCCAAGGACGGCAGCGGGCAGTACACGACCGTGCAGGCCGCGGTGAACGCCGTACCGGCCAACAACGCCTCGCGTGTCGTCATCCAGGTGAAGCCGGGGACGTACCGCGAGCTGGTGAAGGTGCCGTCCAACAAGCCGCACGTCACCATCCAGGGCACGGGCGGCAGCCGTAAGGACACGGTGATCGTCTACAACAACGCCTCGGGCACGCAGAAGCCGGACGGTTCGGGGACCTACGGCACCGGCGGCAGCGCCACCGTCGCCGTCGACGCCGATGACTTCCAGGCGCGCAACCTGACCATCTCCAACGACTTCGACGAAGCCGCCCACACCGACATCGCCCAGCAGGCCGTCGCCCTGCGCACCAGCGCCGACAAGGTGTTCCTGGACGGGGTCATCGTCAGCGGCGACCAGGACACGCTGCTGGTGGACACGGCCGCCAAGGAGAAGCTGGGCCGTGTCTACATGACCAACTCCTACGTCATCGGCAACGTCGACTTCATCTTCGGGCGCGCCACCGCGGTGATCGACAAGTCCGTCATCACGCTGAAGAAGCGCTACAACGGCACCTCCGCCGGGTACGTCACCGCTCCCAGCACGGCCGCCGACCGCAAGGGCTTCCTGATCGCCAACTCCACGGTCAACGGCGACGTCTCGGCCGCGAGCTTCTATCTCGGCCGCCCCTGGCACGCCGGTGGTGACGCGACCCTCGACCCGCAGACGACCGTCCGCAACACCAGCCTGAGCGCGGCGATCAAGTCCACCCCGTGGACCGACATGAGCGGCTTCTCCTGGAAGGCCGACCGGTTCGCCGAGTACAAGAACACGGGCGCCGGATCGGGCGCCGCGAGCGGCGACCGGCCCCAGCTGACCGACGCGCAGGCCGCGAACCAGGAGGTCGCGGACTGGCTCGGCGACTGGACGCCGACGGCTTCCTGA